aatgaagtTTCTCtgtagatactacctgacctgctgagtatttctggcatctgcagaattgATGTGCATTGAATTCCTATGACATGAAGTAaatattaaaatgcagaaaatttaAGCTGACTTTTTACCATCTTCCCacagagagaaatgaaaaatTTGAAGAGATGAAAACCTCAAAGTGTAAGTCATGTGATTTAAATCTGATTACACTGCAAGGATATTCTTTCACGAACTTTGTGATTTAATTTTGTCTGTGATCTGTTTTGAGACTATTGTCATTCCAATAAACTTATTTCAGCGATTATTTAACAGATTTAAGACAAGGCACAGATCAGAAGTTAATCAGGCCTGGAAAACCGAGTATGAACCCTGGTGTTACTGTTGCTCTCGGGTCAGGAGGTTTGTTTGGCTGTGTTCTTTTATACTGGTCTCCCTTCCCCAGCAGCGGCCGGTGTCCAGTTTGACTGGCGAGATGCCCTTAACCTGGAGGGCCAGCTGACAGAGGAGGAGATCCTGATCAGAGACACTTTTCGTGCGTATTGCCAGGCAAAGCTGATGCCCAGGATTCTCATGGCAAACCGAAATGAAGGTACAAACTCCGAGCCATGGTACAGTTCAGTTTGTGTTGTGTACGTCCAAGTATTCTTTACAGGCAGAACCCAActcaatgtcaaagtcgagtttactgtcatatggataagtacatgtatgcacgggtacaatgaaaaacttacttacagcagcattacaaacacacagcatcagataagcagcattcacaagaaaaagcacaatttaaacactttttttttacaaggaagaacacaattagaacaaaaaatagtccattttgaggcaaagtgatcaaagtggtcatagtgttgctaaactgcagtgatcagggttgtgcaggttgcttcaagaactggttgaagggaagtagctgttcctgtacctggtggtgtgggacttcaggcttctgtacctcctgctcgatgggagctgtgagaagatggcacggcccggatggtggagatattcaatgttgccttcttgaggcagcacctcctgtagatactcccgatggtgttTCTCCCAATTCAATTCTCAAAACTCAAGCAACTCTGTTCTATTGTCAACTACAAGCTAAAAGTGAGAAACATCTTTAAGCATCACAAATAATATTAGCAAAAAAACAACTTCAAGCCAAAGGATACACAGAGGCAGGTGTTGAGAAGTACCTTcgaagagaggtagagaggctgAGGTGTGTAAAGCTTCAGGCAGTTGAAGATGTGACCATTAGTGGTGGCTTGAAGGGATTAGCAAGGTTGCGGTTGGGGGAACAGATCCATGTAGTAGGTGGAGAGGGGAAAGGCACGGAAGGATTGAGTACAAGTATAAGAATACTAAAGTCTAGACATTACTAGACAACGAACTGACTGTAAGTCAGTGAGTGCAGTGATTGTGATTTAATGGGAGGTGCTAAATATTTTGCCCAAAGGTTTGGAAGGAATAGTTGAGTCCTGTTTGGTTTGGGTGCTGCAGGGAACTGTACATGCAACTAAAGCTCTAATGATGGGAGCTAATTCGCCCAGAGTGAGGATTTTATGTTCAGGTGACCTACCATTACTCTACCCTGTGCACGTTAGATTGAGCTGTAGACAGTAATGTGAAAACCAACTGTTGTTAATCTAACATTCTGTTTAATTATATTGTCCATATTCAAACAAGTTTCCTATTTTATGACGATATCTATATAACGGTTTCCTTTTTTCTATCCTCCCCCCAGTGTTTCACCGTGAAATTCTACAGGAGATGGGAGAGTTGGGAGTATTGGGCTCCACAATTAAAGGTAACACACATTCAGATCCTGCTTTCTCCCTTTGGGGATCAAAAGAAGATCTAAACCTTGAGCCACTAAACAAATTGTGATGACAACTTCTGCTTCTTGTTTCTCAAGGGAGTGTGAGATGATTGTTTGAAGGCAGTTTGACCTCTGATCTTGACCGCTTCAGTAATGGAATCGGGTGTCTAACAATAGATTTTGTTTGCAGGTTACGGGTGCGCAGGGACCTCGTACGTGTCCTACGGACTGATTGCACGGGAAGTGGAGCGGGTGGACAGCAGCTACCGCTCAGTGATGAGTGTCCAGTCCTCCCTCGTCATGCATCCGATTGCCACTTATGGCACAGAAGCACAGAAGCAACTCTACCTTCCAAAGCTCGGTCAGTCACCGTCCCTGGTGTTGTCGACCCCACAGGTCTGCTCTAACCTGCCTTAATGTAATCACTTGTCTTGTTTTTCTGCCCTTGCTTCTTCGTAGCCAAAGGGGAATTACTCGGTTGCTTTGGTCTAACGGAACCAAACCATGGAAGTGATCCTTCGAGCATGGAAACCAGGGCAAGGTTCAACCCCAGCAGCAACACCTACACCCTGAACGGATCAAAGACCTGGTATGTGCTGCTGTACCAATTACTAATACAGAGGTGGGTGGAGGGTGTACAGACTTACCATTGATTACCTAAAGTGCAAGGGTTCACAACTCATACAGAATACCTCCTGAGATGTGAGGTGATGAGTTTCTGAGTCCCAGACTGGGGGTCCTACGTGGAGTGCTGGTCCAAGGTTCTCGTGTGTCCTGGGTTTCAGTCATGATTTAAATTCTGTTTCCAAGACCCACCCCAACCCTACCGCTCTCAACTCTGTCACCCGATCCCAGGTCCTTCCCTCCTCGTTGCTAGCGTTAGAAGCCTTTGTTCTGGATAAATTGAGACTTGGCCTGTGTCATTTCACAGTGTAAATGGCTTTGGTTCTTTCAAGACTTAACACAACCAACCAGTAGATGCCTTCTCTCTGTTGTTCCCGAGGCTGCAGTGCACAAAGGGGGGTCTTCAAAGAAACTCTCTACCAAGGATGTTATAAAACTGGAGAACTGAGATAGTTTCTGCCTTTGCACAGTTCAGGACGTAGATCAAATcctagagagggcgcagaaggtGTTGTCAGAGCGGCACCGGGATGAAGGACGGTTAaatgccgagtatttccagcactccctGTTGTTATTTCCGATATCCAGCACCGGCAGTTATTTGAGCTCAGTGGGGAATATTCTGATGGGACATGACTTCGCaaaatagtggagcaggttccAGGGTTCTGTAGGGGACACGCCTGCTATTTCTCGTGGTCTAACACCACCACCAGAAGAGGTGTAACAGTTCAGGAAGATGGTTCCCCGCCATCTCGAGGGCACCGAgggccttgccagcgatgcctCACCCTGTGAAGTCAGTAAATTATTGTCCAGCCTCTCAAAGGCCTGGCCGAAAATCAGTCAATGTGGAGACAACTGGAATCCATATATAGCAGTTCCTGGAATTAGTGTAACACTCAGAACAATAGTGACAAGAAGTTATTTGTTTATAAATCAGAATTTTTTGGGGAGTTTCACTTCCAGGTTAAAGCTCTGCTGCTTTTCCCATCAGTAACATGGCCAGAGGCCAGGTGGGTTAATGACACTGTGGAGCCCAGAGAGAGCCCGGATCCTTCAGGTGAAATGTTAAACAAAGGTTttgtaaaaagaaagagaaatcgCTCTGATCCATTTGTTGGGAGTATAAGTACTGCTGCCAAGGCTGGTACTTGCTGCTCATCCCTAATCAcccctgtgaccccatggattTCTGTCCAGTGTCTCAGCCAATGTCGATCCCTCCTTTAAAACCGGTCATCGTCATTGTTGCTGACACTGGGTCCTTGCTGTGCTCTGGGATTCCAACGTCACAGCAGTGGTCACACTTCAGAAGGATTTCAATGGCCTAAAGCTCTTGGGATGTTCTAAGGACAGAAATagattttataaatgcaaaatcTTTTGTTAATCTGATGCAGTGTGGTACTGAGATACGTGCACAAGGCATGTGAGCAGCAATCCAGTTCCGGtagagtggagacacaggagactgcggatgctggagtctgaagcaagaaacaatctgctggaggactcagtgggttgagcagcacctgggggggggggcggtaaaggattcagccctgatgcagggtttcaacccaaaacatcgacaattctctcttccacaaccccaccaccaccgcagatgctgctcgacccactgagttcctccagcagattgtttgttgctgcagttaCAGCAGAGTCGAGCGCAGCGTGAGACTGAACCTTGATCTGTGTGGGGTGGGCGCTACGTTTACCCTCTGTGGGACCGGGGACGGAAGGAGCAGGCCGATTGAAAATGTCACCTTGTGAAGTTTATTTTCACCTGAATAAAATGAGCCTGTTTGCCCTGGCAGGATTACCAACTCACCGATGGCTGACATCTGTGTGGTCTGGGCCAAGTGCGACGATGGGAAGGTACGAGGTTTCCTGCTGGAGAAGGGCACGAAGGGTCTGACCACACCCAAAATCGAGGGCAAGTTTTCACTGCGGGCCTCGTCCACTGGGATGATTCTGATGGAGGATGTTGAAGTCCCTGCAGAAAACCTGCTGCCCAATGTGGTGGGACTCAGGGTGAGTTATTTCACAAGAGCAGTGAGATGTTTACGGCGATGGGCATGAGCCCCAGTGAGTACCAAAGAATAATCTGATGGCCTTggatggtggggttggggagtggTATCTCTCTACTGACTAAAACCATGTAAATTCAGTAGCTGAGtggcagttagcactgctgcctcacggctccagagacccaggttcaatcctgacctcaggtgacgtctgtgtggagtttgcatgttctccctgtgactgcgtgggttctcCTAgatgttcctcccacatccttgaACCTGCTCTTTGGTGAACTGACTGCTGTAAATGACCCTTTAGTGACAAAAGAATTGAAGGggatgatgggcatgtgagagaaaataagttgcaggggtacagggaaacgAGGGCGGATGGGACTGAGGGGACTGCTCtcttgggagccagcatggaaaTGATAGACCgagtggcctcctgtgtcatagaAGTAAGGAAATCAGGCCACATTCATGTTGGAATTGTGGGAAAAACCCAGAAGTTTGTGTTCAATGTCAGATgctataatttgtgtttaaaatattaTCTGCACTCTTGTGTGGGGTCCCTTGGCAGCTGGAATCCACCCAGTTTCCATgaatcatagagctgtacagcacggaaacaggcccttcagctcaactcatccacagGTTCTGTGTTTTGCTGTCAGGTACATTGGCTTCGCCTACACATGCAGGATATTTCAACGTTAAAGTGCTCGCTGAAAATATTCACAGTTCCA
The DNA window shown above is from Pristis pectinata isolate sPriPec2 chromosome 31, sPriPec2.1.pri, whole genome shotgun sequence and carries:
- the LOC127584922 gene encoding glutaryl-CoA dehydrogenase, mitochondrial-like isoform X1, which translates into the protein MALIKATRKLLTTARFSAAVGSFRAQGTAKALRERNEKFEEMKTSKSAAGVQFDWRDALNLEGQLTEEEILIRDTFRAYCQAKLMPRILMANRNEVFHREILQEMGELGVLGSTIKGYGCAGTSYVSYGLIAREVERVDSSYRSVMSVQSSLVMHPIATYGTEAQKQLYLPKLAKGELLGCFGLTEPNHGSDPSSMETRARFNPSSNTYTLNGSKTWITNSPMADICVVWAKCDDGKVRGFLLEKGTKGLTTPKIEGKFSLRASSTGMILMEDVEVPAENLLPNVVGLRGPFGCLNNARYGIAWGALGAAEFCLETARQYALDRIQFGVPLARNQLIQKKLADMLTEITLGLQACVQLGHLKDEDKATPEMISMLKRNSCGKALDIARHARDILGGNGISDEYHVIRHVMNLEAVNTYEGTHDIHALILGKAITGLQSFTVQK
- the LOC127584922 gene encoding glutaryl-CoA dehydrogenase, mitochondrial-like isoform X2 encodes the protein MALIKATRKLLTTARFSAAVGSFRAQGTAKALRERNEKFEEMKTSKSAGVQFDWRDALNLEGQLTEEEILIRDTFRAYCQAKLMPRILMANRNEVFHREILQEMGELGVLGSTIKGYGCAGTSYVSYGLIAREVERVDSSYRSVMSVQSSLVMHPIATYGTEAQKQLYLPKLAKGELLGCFGLTEPNHGSDPSSMETRARFNPSSNTYTLNGSKTWITNSPMADICVVWAKCDDGKVRGFLLEKGTKGLTTPKIEGKFSLRASSTGMILMEDVEVPAENLLPNVVGLRGPFGCLNNARYGIAWGALGAAEFCLETARQYALDRIQFGVPLARNQLIQKKLADMLTEITLGLQACVQLGHLKDEDKATPEMISMLKRNSCGKALDIARHARDILGGNGISDEYHVIRHVMNLEAVNTYEGTHDIHALILGKAITGLQSFTVQK